The window CTGTACGTGCATGTTGGATGAGGAAAGGGACATTCCCATGGCTGTCAGCCTGTCCAAGGGCGGCAACGTCTCGCTCACGAAGGAGGCCCCCGGCCTCGCTGCCGTCACGGTCGGCCTCGGCTGGGACGTCCGTACGACGACCGGTGTCGACTTCGACCTCGACGCCTCGGCGATCGCGGTCAACCCGACGGGCAAGGTCGTCTCCGACGGCCACTTCGTCTTCTTCAACAACAAGTCCACCCCGGACCAGACCATCGTCCACACCGGTGACAACCGCACCGGCGAGGGCGCTGGCGACGACGAGGCCATCAACGTCAACCTCGCCGGCCTGCCGGCCGACGTGGACAAGATCGTCTTCCCCGTCTCCATCTACGACGCCGAGGCCCGCAGCCAGAACTTCGGCCAGGTCCGCAACGCGTACATCCGCGTCGTGAACCAGGCCGGCGGCGCCGAGATCGCCCGCTACGACCTCTCCGAGGACGCGGCGACCGAGACCGCCATGGTCTTCGGCGAGCTCTACCGCAACGGCGCCGAGTGGAAGTTCCGCGCGGTCGGCCAGGGTTACGCCTCCGGCCTCACCGGCATCGCGCAGGACTTCGGCGTCAACGTCTGAGCCTGCGTCAACGGCTGCTCAACAGCAGCGTCGACGCCTGAGGCCGCGACTGCGTCCGGCGGATCCGGCACCTGACGGACCCGCCGGACACCAGCGCCGGCGAAGCCCCCTCCCGGCCGTCCGGGGAGGGGGCTTCGCTACCGTTCGGCAGGTGATCCTCCAACCGCTCGTCCCCGTCGACGGCGCCCTACCGGGCCCGGTCCTCACCGAGATCGCCGCCCTCTACTCGACGAACCACGCGTTCTTCGAACTCAGCGGGGACTTCCCCGACCCGGACCGCATCACGGTCGAACAGGTCGCCGCCGCCCTCGCCGTGGAACTGGCCCACGACAGCGCCGAGGTGCTCCTCGCCCGCTCCGCCGGCCGCCTCGTCGGTCTGGCCGCCACCCTCGCGCAGGCACCCGCCGCCGACGACCCGGACCCGTGGATCGGCCTGCTGCTCATCGACGCCACCGCGCACCGCGAGGGATACGGCCGCGCCGTCGCCACGCTCGTCGAGGACCGTTTCCGGGCCGCCGGACGCGCGGGCGTCCGGATCGCCGTCCTGGACAACAACCCCAAGGCCCTCGCCTTCTGGCAGTCCCAGGGGTACGTCGCCCTGCGCAGTGCCAAGGACCGCGAGATGGGCCGCGACTGCACCGTGCTGCGCAAGCCGCTCGAAGCCCCGTAGACGTTCGGGCCCCGTAGGCGCGTAGGCCCCGTAGGCCCGGGGAGGGCGGGCGGCCGGCCCGGGCCTACGGGGCCCGGGGAGGGCGGGCGGCCGGCCCGGCGGTCGCGAACGGCCTACTTGGGGCGGGCCTTCCCGTACAGCCACACGTCCCAGACCTTCTTCAGGTCGTGCCCGGTGCTCGCCTCGGCGTAGGCGGTGAAATCGGCCGTGCTCGCGTTCCCGTGCCGGTGGTCGGCGGCCCAGCCGCCCACCAGCGCGAAGAACTTCTCGTCGCCCACCTCCTGGCGGATCCGGTGCAGCACCATCGCGCCGCCGTAGTACACCGGGTCCGCCGAGATGTCCCCGGCCCCGGGCGGGGAGGCCGGCGGGAAGGCGTCCCAGGCGACGCCGGCGTCCTTGTCGACGTCCGTGTCACCGGCCTCGAAGGCCTCGAAGTGCTCCTGCGCCGTGGGCCCGCCGTGGTCCTCGGCCCACAGCCACTCGGCGTAGGTCGCGAAGCCCTCGTTGAGCCACATGTCCTTCCACGACTTCGGCGACACCGAGTCGCCGAACCACTGGTGCGCGAGCTCGTGCACGACGAGCTCCTCCTCCGCGGGCGCACCGGGGAAGACGGGCCGGCCCTGGGTCTCCAGCGCGTAGCCGAGGGTCCCGGCGGGCACCACGATCGCGCCCGCGGTGGCGAACGGGTACGGGCCGAACCGGCCGCTGCCCCACTCCACCATCTCCGGCAGCCGCGCGAGCGGACCCGTGTCCGCGGTCCCCTCCCCGGGCGCCACGGCGCTGTAGAGACCGGTCCCCGAGCGCGTCCGCCCGGTCGTCACCTTGTACGGCCCGATCGCGGCGGTCGCCAGATAGCTCGCCATCGGCTCCGGGCTGTGCCACGCGAAGACGGTCCGCCCGTCCGCGTCCTCGGTACGGGAGCGCAGCTCGCCGTTCGACACGGCCTCGTATCCGCGCGGGACCGTGAAGGTGATGTCGTACGAAGCCTTGTCGCTGGGGTGGTGGTTGCCGGGGAACCACGTCATCGAACCGACCGGCTCGCCGACGGCGACCGCGCCGTCCTCGGTGGTGATCCAGCCCTCCTTGGAGCCGTCCGGATCCTCCAGGGGCTTCGGCTTCCCGCTGTAGTCGATCTCCGTACGGAAGACCTCGCCCTTCTTCAGGTCCTCGGCGGGGCGCACGGTCAGCTCGTTGCCGGTCCGGTTGTACCGGGCCCCCTCGCCCTGGACGGTCACGCCCTCGACGTTCATCCCGCTGAAGTCCAGGTTGAAGGAGCTGAGACCCTGCTCGGCGCGGGCGGTGATCACGGCCGTGCCGTGCAGCTGCCCGTCGGCGGGGTCGTAGTCCAGGTCCAACGCGTAGTGGTCGACCTGGTATCCGCCGTTCCCCGCCCGCGGGAAGTACGGATCGCGCAGCCCCGACGCACCCGGCCGCCCCTGCACCGTGTCCCCCGTACACCCCGTGGTGAGGGCGAGCAGGGCGGCGACGGCGGGGGCGGCGAGGCGGGAAAGAGCACGGTGTTCCACGCACTCGATCCTAGGCGGGGCGGCCGCGCGGACCACTCGCGCGGACTGCGCGTGCGGACTGCTTGTGCGGACTACTTGTGCGGACTACTTGTTCAGCGCGTCCACGCCCGCCTTGGCGAACTTCTCGTCCAGGTCACCGCTCGGGGCGCCGGCCACACCGATGCCCG is drawn from Streptomyces sp. NBC_01232 and contains these coding sequences:
- a CDS encoding TerD family protein, translating into MAVSLSKGGNVSLTKEAPGLAAVTVGLGWDVRTTTGVDFDLDASAIAVNPTGKVVSDGHFVFFNNKSTPDQTIVHTGDNRTGEGAGDDEAINVNLAGLPADVDKIVFPVSIYDAEARSQNFGQVRNAYIRVVNQAGGAEIARYDLSEDAATETAMVFGELYRNGAEWKFRAVGQGYASGLTGIAQDFGVNV
- a CDS encoding GNAT family N-acetyltransferase yields the protein MILQPLVPVDGALPGPVLTEIAALYSTNHAFFELSGDFPDPDRITVEQVAAALAVELAHDSAEVLLARSAGRLVGLAATLAQAPAADDPDPWIGLLLIDATAHREGYGRAVATLVEDRFRAAGRAGVRIAVLDNNPKALAFWQSQGYVALRSAKDREMGRDCTVLRKPLEAP
- a CDS encoding M1 family metallopeptidase; this translates as MEHRALSRLAAPAVAALLALTTGCTGDTVQGRPGASGLRDPYFPRAGNGGYQVDHYALDLDYDPADGQLHGTAVITARAEQGLSSFNLDFSGMNVEGVTVQGEGARYNRTGNELTVRPAEDLKKGEVFRTEIDYSGKPKPLEDPDGSKEGWITTEDGAVAVGEPVGSMTWFPGNHHPSDKASYDITFTVPRGYEAVSNGELRSRTEDADGRTVFAWHSPEPMASYLATAAIGPYKVTTGRTRSGTGLYSAVAPGEGTADTGPLARLPEMVEWGSGRFGPYPFATAGAIVVPAGTLGYALETQGRPVFPGAPAEEELVVHELAHQWFGDSVSPKSWKDMWLNEGFATYAEWLWAEDHGGPTAQEHFEAFEAGDTDVDKDAGVAWDAFPPASPPGAGDISADPVYYGGAMVLHRIRQEVGDEKFFALVGGWAADHRHGNASTADFTAYAEASTGHDLKKVWDVWLYGKARPK